From the Candidatus Krumholzibacteriota bacterium genome, one window contains:
- a CDS encoding glucosaminidase domain-containing protein: MKKRNLILSGVIALIAIAIVFLIYKSEYKERDNIQREREPGKETDYTASFIPEDMTIEEKKNRFKHLMVPPVKSVFSQLEERYKRVTTKIKSGKEQKEIGKLKQEYKAETDKELMMALKPHPVSITLAQAAIESSWATSRFFFEARNVFGVWSFDPNEPRIAAGIKRGNKTVWIKKYDTLEASVKDYYRILGRSPAFKEFRELRIKTNDPFKLVKELENYSEKRDQYTKKLSSIIHYNNFTEYDN; encoded by the coding sequence ATGAAGAAGAGAAACTTAATCCTGTCAGGTGTAATTGCTTTAATTGCCATAGCAATAGTTTTTTTAATATACAAATCAGAATATAAAGAGAGGGACAATATTCAGAGGGAACGCGAACCCGGTAAGGAAACTGATTACACCGCATCCTTTATACCGGAAGATATGACAATAGAGGAGAAAAAGAATCGATTCAAACACTTAATGGTGCCGCCTGTAAAAAGTGTTTTCTCACAACTTGAAGAACGGTACAAAAGAGTTACAACTAAAATCAAAAGCGGAAAAGAACAAAAAGAAATCGGTAAACTAAAACAGGAATATAAAGCTGAAACAGATAAAGAATTGATGATGGCGTTAAAACCCCATCCTGTAAGTATTACTCTGGCCCAGGCGGCCATCGAAAGTTCATGGGCAACATCGAGGTTCTTCTTTGAAGCAAGAAATGTATTTGGTGTTTGGTCATTTGATCCAAATGAACCGCGAATAGCAGCGGGGATAAAACGCGGTAATAAAACCGTTTGGATAAAAAAATACGACACCCTCGAGGCATCTGTTAAAGATTACTACCGTATCTTAGGCAGAAGCCCGGCCTTTAAGGAATTCAGGGAATTGAGAATAAAGACAAACGATCCATTTAAACTTGTAAAAGAACTCGAAAACTACTCGGAGAAGAGAGATCAATACACAAAAAAATTGTCGTCTATAATTCATTATAACAATTTCACTGAATATGACAATTGA
- the thiC gene encoding phosphomethylpyrimidine synthase ThiC, which translates to MTEYQRAKRGEITPALTDVAEKEGLEPENLRFLVAEGKVVLTGTAREHCGVIGIGQGLRTKVNANIGTSPDHDDVNIELEKLRVVIEAGSDAVMDLSTGGDIDAARKKILEKSTVPVGTVPVYQVAVEAAKRGEGITDCEVDHFFEVIEKQAQDGVDFMTVHCGLVARLSREVARTRLAGVVSRGGSLLMQWMARNGKENPYFEYFDRLLDLLEEYDVSLSLGDGLRPGALADSTDRPQVGELLVIGDLVERARARGVSVFVEGPGHIPLNEIETNMIIEKKVCGDAPFYVLGPIVTDVAPGYDHITAAIGGAVAAWHGADFLCYVTPAEHLRLPSIKDVREGVIATRIAAHAGDIAKGIPGAKEWDNSVSIPRARLEWKKSLQRSIDPDKAESLYDKSSGGDDDLCTMCGEFCAIRGTMRTREDYDKKKSDS; encoded by the coding sequence TTGACTGAATATCAAAGAGCAAAAAGGGGTGAAATAACTCCCGCGCTGACCGATGTCGCTGAAAAAGAAGGATTAGAGCCGGAAAACCTTCGTTTTCTTGTGGCTGAAGGAAAAGTGGTTCTTACGGGAACAGCCCGTGAACACTGTGGAGTTATTGGAATAGGGCAGGGGCTAAGAACTAAAGTCAACGCGAATATAGGGACGAGTCCCGATCACGATGATGTGAATATTGAACTGGAGAAATTAAGAGTTGTTATTGAGGCCGGCTCTGATGCTGTGATGGATCTATCCACGGGTGGCGATATTGATGCTGCAAGAAAGAAGATACTTGAGAAAAGCACAGTTCCCGTCGGGACTGTTCCGGTATATCAGGTTGCCGTTGAGGCCGCTAAACGCGGAGAGGGGATAACCGATTGTGAGGTTGATCACTTTTTTGAAGTAATCGAGAAGCAGGCTCAAGACGGCGTTGACTTTATGACAGTACACTGCGGACTTGTAGCCAGATTATCCCGTGAAGTAGCTAGAACAAGATTGGCCGGGGTTGTCAGCCGCGGAGGCAGCTTGCTGATGCAGTGGATGGCTAGAAATGGTAAGGAAAACCCCTATTTCGAATATTTCGACAGACTTCTTGATTTATTGGAAGAATACGATGTTTCTCTTAGTCTCGGAGACGGTCTCAGGCCCGGGGCTCTAGCGGATTCTACTGACAGGCCGCAAGTCGGTGAATTGCTTGTTATCGGAGATCTTGTGGAAAGAGCGCGAGCCCGCGGAGTAAGTGTTTTTGTGGAAGGTCCCGGCCATATTCCTCTGAATGAAATTGAAACTAATATGATTATTGAGAAAAAAGTCTGCGGAGACGCGCCGTTTTATGTTCTCGGTCCGATTGTGACAGATGTTGCCCCCGGGTATGATCATATTACAGCAGCTATCGGCGGAGCTGTAGCGGCATGGCACGGAGCGGATTTTCTATGCTATGTGACACCCGCGGAGCATCTTCGTCTGCCCTCGATTAAAGATGTTCGTGAGGGTGTGATTGCCACCAGGATTGCCGCTCACGCGGGGGATATAGCTAAAGGTATTCCGGGAGCGAAGGAGTGGGATAATTCGGTATCAATTCCCAGGGCGAGGCTAGAGTGGAAAAAATCGCTCCAGAGGAGTATCGATCCAGATAAGGCGGAATCCCTTTATGAT
- a CDS encoding acetoacetate--CoA ligase — translation MNKVMWKPSRGRIEKTNIFDFMTYVNKRYNRQFTVYDELWDWSINNIPYLWESLWDYFDIIHTKPYDTVLVDGDKMPEAKWFQGARLNFAENLLRYRDDKTAIIFKGESTGKVEITYAQLYDSVARLAKSMREMGVNSGDRVVGYMPNIPETVIAMLAAASIGAAWSSCSPDFGTGGVLDRFGQIDPKVIFTANGYSYNETDYDSLEQISGILDKLPSVEKVIIIPFTERDPDISNIPNSILWSDFISSEDNLDIKFKHLPFDHPLYIMYSSGTTGLPKCMVQSAGGILINHMKELSLHTDVKREDNIFYFTTCGWMMWNWLISSLSLGATIVLFDGSPFYPGPGALFKLAEETGITIFGTSAKYLSSVNKSGLKPGQEYDLDSLKAILSTGSPLHASEFEFVYNHIKQDLCLSSIAGGTDLNGCFAAGNPMGPVYKGELQCRTLGMNVRAFDSEGNSVENEKGELVCLSPFPSMPIYFWDDKSGEKYHRAYFDVYPNIWRHGDYIKITNNHGVIFYGRSDATLNPGGVRIGTAEIYRQVNIIDEIQDSLVIGQEWEDDIRVILFVKLNKGNKLTDEMKKRIRTTIRKNCSPRHTPAKIIEIADIPYTINMKKVEIAVKNIIHGRAVHNKDALRNPESLELYKNIPELKTS, via the coding sequence ATGAACAAAGTCATGTGGAAACCTTCGCGGGGTAGAATTGAGAAGACAAATATATTTGATTTCATGACCTATGTAAATAAGCGCTACAACAGACAATTCACCGTCTACGACGAGCTGTGGGATTGGTCTATAAACAATATCCCGTACCTTTGGGAAAGTCTTTGGGATTATTTTGATATAATTCACACAAAACCTTACGATACTGTACTCGTTGACGGTGATAAAATGCCCGAAGCAAAGTGGTTTCAGGGAGCACGGCTTAATTTCGCCGAAAATCTCCTCCGCTACAGAGATGACAAAACCGCTATAATTTTTAAAGGGGAATCGACGGGTAAAGTCGAAATTACATACGCCCAGCTGTATGACAGCGTCGCCCGCCTCGCAAAATCTATGAGAGAAATGGGTGTTAATTCTGGTGACCGAGTCGTTGGCTATATGCCCAACATTCCCGAAACAGTAATCGCGATGCTTGCCGCTGCGAGTATAGGAGCCGCATGGTCATCCTGTTCTCCCGATTTTGGAACAGGTGGTGTATTGGACAGATTTGGGCAAATTGATCCAAAAGTAATATTTACAGCGAATGGTTATTCCTATAACGAAACAGATTACGATTCTCTCGAGCAGATATCGGGCATTCTCGACAAGCTTCCATCTGTTGAGAAAGTCATAATTATCCCTTTTACTGAAAGAGATCCCGATATATCCAATATTCCCAATTCGATATTATGGAGTGATTTTATTTCAAGTGAAGACAATCTTGATATAAAATTTAAACATCTCCCGTTCGACCATCCTCTATATATTATGTACTCATCCGGAACAACCGGTCTTCCGAAATGCATGGTACAGAGCGCGGGAGGCATTCTAATAAACCACATGAAAGAACTCTCACTTCATACAGACGTAAAGCGGGAAGATAATATATTCTATTTTACCACCTGCGGCTGGATGATGTGGAACTGGCTCATAAGCTCGCTCTCTTTGGGAGCTACGATTGTTTTATTCGACGGCTCTCCATTTTATCCCGGCCCCGGCGCTTTATTTAAACTCGCCGAAGAGACGGGAATTACCATCTTTGGAACCAGCGCTAAGTATCTATCGTCAGTAAACAAATCGGGGCTTAAACCCGGGCAAGAGTATGACCTCGATAGTTTAAAAGCAATACTTTCTACCGGTTCTCCGCTTCACGCGAGTGAATTCGAATTTGTTTATAATCATATTAAACAGGACCTCTGCCTTTCATCGATTGCCGGGGGAACAGATCTCAACGGCTGTTTCGCGGCAGGAAACCCCATGGGACCTGTATATAAAGGAGAACTCCAATGCAGGACTCTCGGCATGAATGTCAGAGCTTTTGACAGTGAGGGCAATTCGGTAGAAAACGAAAAGGGAGAACTGGTTTGTTTATCTCCTTTCCCCTCTATGCCCATATATTTCTGGGATGACAAAAGCGGCGAAAAATACCACAGGGCTTATTTTGACGTTTATCCCAATATATGGAGGCACGGTGATTATATAAAAATTACAAATAACCACGGTGTTATTTTCTACGGAAGATCCGACGCCACTCTCAATCCGGGAGGGGTACGGATTGGAACGGCCGAAATATATCGCCAGGTGAATATAATTGATGAAATTCAAGACAGCCTTGTGATAGGTCAGGAGTGGGAAGATGATATCCGTGTTATCCTCTTCGTCAAACTCAATAAGGGAAACAAACTCACCGATGAGATGAAAAAGAGGATCAGAACAACAATCAGAAAGAACTGTTCGCCGAGACACACACCGGCTAAGATTATTGAAATTGCCGATATTCCTTACACGATTAATATGAAAAAAGTCGAAATAGCCGTGAAAAATATTATCCACGGGAGGGCTGTCCACAATAAGGACGCCCTGAGAAACCCTGAATCACTAGAGCTCTACAAAAATATACCAGAACTTAAAACAAGCTGA
- a CDS encoding acyl-CoA dehydrogenase family protein translates to MNYGLSEEQRVLRDSVRSFAENEIAPRAQELDENEEFSAELTKQMAEMGLFGIIIPEKYGGSEMGYLSYCIVVEELARIDASQSATVAAGNSLGVGPIYYYGSEKQKQEWLPRLCGGEMLASFGLTEPDAGSDAGASNTTAELYDGMWVLNGSKIFITNSATDMSGVCVVQAVTGERPDGKKEMSCILVPNGTDGFIAKKMTGKMMWRASNTGELFFDDCRVPEENLLGKKGEGFHQMLETLDNGRIAIAAMGLGGAQGAFELALKYAKNREQFGRPISTFEANSFKLADMAMEIEAARSLLYKTCKLKDAGKPFNKQAAMSKLYCSEVMGRVVDNAVQIFGGYGLMKEYDIERFYRDYKLLTIGEGTSEIQRLVISRKIGCYDI, encoded by the coding sequence ATCAATTACGGCCTATCAGAAGAACAGAGAGTATTAAGAGATAGTGTAAGGAGTTTCGCTGAGAACGAAATCGCGCCGAGAGCTCAGGAGCTTGACGAAAACGAAGAGTTTTCCGCTGAATTGACAAAGCAGATGGCTGAAATGGGGCTTTTCGGTATAATAATACCAGAGAAATACGGCGGTTCGGAGATGGGGTATCTATCTTACTGTATTGTTGTTGAAGAACTCGCGAGAATTGACGCTTCACAATCGGCGACAGTAGCCGCGGGAAATTCTCTTGGTGTAGGTCCTATATATTATTACGGAAGTGAAAAACAGAAGCAAGAGTGGCTTCCGCGTCTTTGCGGCGGCGAGATGCTTGCCTCCTTCGGTCTTACAGAACCTGATGCCGGTTCGGATGCCGGAGCAAGCAACACTACCGCAGAATTATATGATGGAATGTGGGTTCTAAATGGAAGCAAGATATTTATTACTAACTCTGCAACCGATATGTCCGGAGTATGTGTCGTTCAGGCTGTTACCGGCGAGCGTCCCGACGGTAAGAAAGAGATGTCCTGTATACTTGTTCCAAATGGAACTGACGGGTTTATAGCAAAAAAGATGACGGGAAAGATGATGTGGAGAGCTTCGAACACCGGGGAGCTTTTTTTCGATGACTGCAGGGTACCAGAGGAAAATCTCCTTGGAAAGAAGGGAGAGGGTTTCCACCAGATGCTTGAAACTCTTGACAATGGAAGAATAGCAATTGCTGCTATGGGATTGGGAGGAGCGCAAGGGGCTTTTGAGCTGGCGCTAAAATACGCCAAGAATCGTGAGCAGTTCGGCAGACCCATTTCAACATTCGAAGCAAATTCTTTTAAACTGGCCGATATGGCAATGGAGATAGAAGCCGCAAGGAGTTTACTCTACAAAACCTGTAAATTGAAGGACGCCGGAAAACCGTTTAATAAACAAGCCGCGATGTCAAAACTGTATTGTTCGGAAGTGATGGGAAGAGTGGTAGACAATGCGGTTCAGATATTTGGCGGTTATGGTTTGATGAAAGAGTACGATATAGAGAGGTTTTACAGGGACTACAAACTTCTAACTATAGGAGAGGGAACGTCCGAGATTCAACGTCTTGTTATTTCCCGGAAGATAGGATGTTACGACATTTAA
- a CDS encoding thiolase domain-containing protein (Catalyzes the synthesis of acetoacetyl coenzyme A from two molecules of acetyl coenzyme A. It can also act as a thiolase, catalyzing the reverse reaction and generating two-carbon units from the four-carbon product of fatty acid oxidation): MIKFSKQQLKVPELMRPVYMVTGGQSKFDRAIPEKRTEELCVDALTMAADLLNMSAAELKSFIHTAYYGHFADHFGDQLLGEAVIHDRLGLDPLGNIGVKTGGATGGSTIWEAVKAVASGYSDCSLAMGWERMDEVPTDEGNFLISCAADKDWESPLGHIYTGYYAVMAQRYWQIFGKAEKSFRETLAEISVKHHGYARMNPFAHSPKKITVEDVLNSPVIAYPLRALDCCLMSVGAACVVICDEKTAEILTENSSHKAVRIWVGAGSHTLRPADRRDMDIPLLPHESADQYKNLGERFPGGDRYPGFTGFLAARMATWYGYRMAGITDPREDLDLLELHDAFTISDVQTYEDIGIRPYGEGRDYVESGDCYHTNPKTGKPGKLPSNLSGGLIGCMHAVGATGIMQAFEVATHIWDRWAEIHGDQKRWKEFGREKPSDWTDLQVKGAKRGMAISHAGVGSQVTATILMDPDHLLK; encoded by the coding sequence ATGATCAAATTCAGTAAACAGCAATTAAAGGTGCCGGAGCTTATGAGGCCGGTTTATATGGTAACGGGCGGTCAGTCAAAGTTCGATCGAGCCATACCAGAGAAGCGAACAGAAGAGCTATGTGTTGATGCCCTGACAATGGCCGCGGATCTCTTGAATATGTCAGCGGCTGAACTTAAGAGTTTTATACACACTGCTTATTATGGTCATTTCGCCGATCATTTCGGTGATCAGCTTCTTGGTGAAGCGGTTATTCATGACAGGCTCGGTCTTGACCCGCTTGGAAATATTGGTGTCAAAACCGGAGGCGCTACCGGAGGTTCAACGATATGGGAAGCAGTAAAAGCCGTGGCTTCCGGTTATTCCGACTGTTCTCTGGCAATGGGTTGGGAAAGGATGGATGAGGTTCCGACTGATGAGGGGAATTTCCTAATCTCCTGCGCCGCCGATAAAGACTGGGAATCACCCCTTGGACATATCTATACGGGTTATTACGCGGTAATGGCACAGAGGTACTGGCAGATATTCGGTAAGGCGGAGAAATCTTTCAGGGAAACACTGGCAGAGATCTCTGTAAAACATCACGGGTACGCTAGAATGAATCCATTCGCGCATTCACCTAAAAAGATTACAGTTGAAGATGTTCTTAATTCACCTGTTATCGCTTATCCGCTAAGGGCTCTTGACTGCTGCCTTATGAGTGTTGGGGCGGCGTGTGTTGTTATCTGTGATGAAAAAACCGCCGAAATACTTACTGAAAATTCATCACATAAGGCCGTGAGGATATGGGTCGGAGCCGGTTCTCATACTTTAAGACCCGCGGACAGGCGAGATATGGATATACCGCTGCTTCCGCATGAATCGGCTGATCAGTATAAGAACCTGGGTGAAAGATTTCCCGGCGGGGATAGATATCCGGGATTTACTGGATTTCTGGCCGCCAGAATGGCTACCTGGTACGGTTACCGTATGGCTGGAATTACTGATCCGAGAGAAGATCTGGATCTTCTGGAATTGCACGACGCTTTTACTATCAGCGATGTACAGACATACGAAGATATTGGAATTCGTCCCTATGGAGAGGGAAGAGATTACGTTGAGTCGGGGGATTGCTATCACACTAATCCAAAAACCGGGAAACCCGGCAAGCTTCCATCCAATCTTTCGGGAGGCTTGATAGGGTGTATGCACGCCGTGGGCGCCACAGGTATCATGCAGGCCTTTGAAGTAGCCACCCATATATGGGATAGATGGGCGGAGATTCATGGCGACCAAAAGAGGTGGAAGGAATTCGGCAGGGAAAAACCGTCCGATTGGACAGACCTTCAAGTAAAGGGAGCAAAGCGGGGAATGGCTATCAGCCATGCCGGCGTTGGTTCGCAAGTAACAGCTACGATCTTAATGGACCCTGATCATTTATTGAAGTAA
- a CDS encoding MATE family efflux transporter, whose protein sequence is MRTEKENHIPTGPRTTKGVETLLGDPKKAILKLSTPMILGMFSQAVYNIADGIWVSGLGADELAAVGLFFPFFMVIISLGAGIGIGGGSAASRRIGKGDKAGADNTAIHTFLVGGSISLIISISILPFIDTIFSYFSGNGNVGAMAAGYAKILFSGTVIMVFSHIAGALLRSEGDARRAMYGLMVGSILNIVLDPIFIYWLDMGVIGAAWATIISLTFSSLLFCYWLFFKKDTYLIITLRDFNFNRKILAEILKVGVPSSLAQLSMSFAMIILNKVVIRAGGTDGIAVFTSGWRIVMLGVIPLIGISTGVVSVTGAAYGAGNREKLKSAFYFAVKFGLLIEVSIGVLILIFARPVAHIFTYSEGSERILEDLVTFLRIICLLYPAVPMGMLTSAMFRGIGHGGRSLIVTIIRTIILQVPAAYFLGIILNMGLTGVWLGMVGGNILSLIVTFSWGIFTVNKVPLPRSKQN, encoded by the coding sequence ATGAGAACAGAAAAAGAGAATCATATTCCCACCGGGCCAAGAACAACTAAAGGGGTCGAAACTCTTCTCGGTGATCCAAAAAAGGCTATTCTTAAACTTTCTACACCGATGATTCTGGGTATGTTTTCTCAAGCCGTATACAATATCGCGGACGGGATCTGGGTTTCCGGACTCGGAGCTGATGAACTTGCCGCTGTAGGCCTCTTCTTTCCGTTTTTTATGGTTATTATCTCACTCGGCGCAGGGATAGGCATCGGGGGAGGTTCGGCCGCTTCACGCCGTATAGGAAAGGGTGATAAGGCAGGAGCTGATAACACGGCTATTCACACATTTCTTGTCGGAGGAAGTATATCTTTAATAATTAGTATATCGATTCTACCCTTTATCGATACTATTTTCAGTTATTTCAGCGGAAACGGGAATGTCGGCGCAATGGCCGCGGGATACGCGAAGATTCTTTTCAGCGGCACAGTAATCATGGTATTCAGCCATATAGCAGGCGCGCTTTTACGTAGCGAGGGTGACGCGAGAAGAGCCATGTACGGCCTCATGGTTGGTTCTATCTTAAATATCGTTCTAGATCCTATTTTTATCTACTGGCTTGATATGGGGGTGATAGGCGCCGCGTGGGCTACGATTATTTCACTGACTTTTTCATCTCTTCTTTTCTGCTACTGGCTTTTCTTCAAGAAAGACACATATCTTATCATCACCCTCAGGGATTTTAATTTTAACAGGAAAATACTGGCGGAAATACTTAAAGTGGGGGTTCCTTCCTCTCTGGCGCAGCTCTCTATGTCATTTGCTATGATAATTTTAAACAAAGTTGTAATCAGAGCCGGAGGAACAGACGGCATTGCTGTATTTACGAGCGGCTGGCGCATAGTGATGCTGGGAGTAATTCCCCTCATCGGTATTTCTACGGGTGTGGTATCCGTTACAGGGGCGGCCTATGGAGCAGGTAACCGTGAAAAGCTCAAGTCTGCTTTTTACTTTGCCGTAAAATTCGGTTTATTGATAGAAGTTTCTATAGGGGTACTGATTTTGATTTTCGCGAGACCCGTAGCGCACATCTTTACCTATTCTGAAGGTTCAGAACGAATCCTGGAAGATTTGGTAACCTTTCTGCGTATTATATGCCTGCTTTATCCTGCTGTACCGATGGGTATGCTCACTTCAGCTATGTTCCGAGGGATAGGACACGGAGGCAGATCTCTTATTGTCACAATTATCAGGACTATTATTCTTCAGGTGCCCGCCGCTTATTTTCTGGGTATTATTCTAAATATGGGCTTAACCGGCGTTTGGCTTGGAATGGTCGGAGGAAATATTCTCTCTTTAATCGTCACCTTCTCCTGGGGAATATTTACTGTCAATAAAGTTCCTCTTCCCCGTTCTAAACAGAACTGA
- a CDS encoding PAS domain S-box protein, protein MKLKSGNKFIFAGLIVSLIFWVFESVMHVVLLHRTGIFKQVFNPGTHELLMRLMVVVLIMLFSCYYKKNFDLVGQKKYIEDIKKALSDISTKINFDENMEKTLKVCLDTALKISDMDSGGVYLLDEETEDLSLAYYEGWSSEFVESANQYHVDSEILSVIKRGEVSFFNRDELTEVLSSEQMKEGIRLLAVIPLQSEGRLIGSLHVASHDRTNVTITELERLEQITAQISNIIGLAAKAKMLIERENKFRLIVENAREGIAITDQDFRFVYVNDELCRIFQRDREELIGQDFRGLLGKESRNIVAGRYIRRQSGYDAPNKYEAAIIRKDGEKRIIEVISSVISTAKGPLSIGLILDLSQRKRAEEKYRKLFNSSKDAILVLKPPEWQFKAWNPAAYELFDIEENEPITTKTPWEMSPQYQPDGQDSSVKARKIIDTALREGAHYFEWTHRTRGGRLIPTKVNLVRVELDGEDCLLATIRDITDSKKAQLQLIRLRNHLTSIINSMPSVLISVDTDCVVTHWNKHVEEITGICSVDSCGKNLLDVYPEMKDIFDNIKKVLSSGEIQKDIKVVRFINDNIYYKNITVYPIVSDHINGAVIREDDVTDREKLQELLVQSDKMMSLGGLSAGMAHEINTPLTVIIQNATVALNRLIKNIPDNTKTADELGLDLAVLREYIDRRDITEMIDGIVISGKRAANIVRDMLSFARKEMPEKVLYSVNELLNNSIDLVRQDKSLELDSVNISMELDSDLPSIMCVPGKIKQVFFNVLKNGAEAMKKKEATGYSCEFTLRTYRDDDWACIEIEDNGPGMDEYVRRRVFEPFFTTKDEGEGVGLGMSVAYFIVADTHAGTMKVESRRGEWTRFIIKLPFDE, encoded by the coding sequence ATGAAACTAAAGAGCGGTAATAAATTTATTTTCGCCGGCTTGATAGTCAGCCTTATATTCTGGGTTTTTGAGTCTGTGATGCATGTCGTCTTACTCCACAGGACGGGAATATTCAAGCAAGTGTTTAATCCCGGAACTCACGAACTCTTGATGCGTCTTATGGTTGTTGTTCTGATAATGTTGTTTAGTTGTTATTACAAGAAGAATTTTGATTTAGTAGGTCAGAAAAAATACATTGAAGATATTAAAAAAGCTCTGAGTGATATATCGACCAAGATCAATTTTGACGAGAATATGGAAAAGACGTTAAAAGTATGCCTTGATACTGCCTTGAAGATATCTGATATGGACAGCGGCGGCGTATATCTTCTGGATGAAGAAACTGAGGATCTATCCCTGGCGTATTACGAAGGATGGTCAAGTGAATTTGTCGAATCTGCCAATCAATATCATGTTGATTCGGAGATTCTAAGTGTAATTAAACGGGGAGAAGTAAGTTTTTTTAATCGGGATGAATTGACAGAGGTTCTGTCATCTGAACAGATGAAAGAGGGAATACGCCTCCTCGCTGTCATTCCCCTTCAGAGTGAAGGGAGATTGATTGGTTCTCTGCATGTTGCTTCACACGATCGCACAAACGTAACAATCACTGAACTTGAGAGGCTTGAACAGATTACGGCACAGATAAGTAATATTATCGGTTTGGCCGCGAAAGCGAAGATGCTTATAGAAAGAGAGAATAAATTCAGATTAATAGTTGAGAACGCGCGTGAAGGAATCGCAATTACCGATCAGGATTTCAGGTTTGTTTACGTTAATGATGAATTGTGCAGGATATTTCAGCGGGACAGAGAGGAATTAATAGGACAGGATTTCCGGGGACTTCTGGGTAAAGAAAGCCGGAACATTGTAGCCGGCAGATACATAAGGAGGCAGAGTGGATATGATGCTCCAAACAAATATGAAGCTGCTATTATCAGGAAAGACGGTGAAAAAAGGATAATCGAGGTAATTAGTTCAGTTATATCAACGGCTAAAGGTCCTCTTTCAATAGGTCTGATACTGGATTTATCTCAGAGGAAGAGGGCTGAAGAAAAATATAGAAAACTCTTCAATTCATCTAAAGACGCTATATTGGTATTAAAACCCCCGGAATGGCAATTTAAAGCTTGGAATCCAGCTGCTTACGAGTTGTTTGATATAGAGGAAAATGAGCCGATAACCACGAAAACCCCTTGGGAAATGTCACCTCAATACCAGCCTGACGGACAGGATTCCTCTGTTAAAGCAAGAAAAATTATCGACACCGCTCTGCGTGAAGGTGCGCACTACTTTGAATGGACGCATAGAACTAGAGGCGGCAGGCTGATACCGACAAAGGTAAATCTGGTCAGGGTCGAGCTGGATGGAGAGGATTGTCTGCTGGCCACAATTAGAGACATAACAGACAGCAAGAAAGCGCAACTTCAGTTAATAAGACTCCGTAATCATCTGACAAGTATTATTAATTCAATGCCCTCTGTTCTGATAAGCGTTGATACTGATTGCGTAGTTACTCATTGGAATAAGCATGTGGAAGAAATTACGGGAATTTGTTCTGTAGATTCGTGCGGGAAAAATCTACTGGATGTATATCCGGAAATGAAGGATATATTTGATAATATAAAGAAAGTGTTATCTTCTGGAGAAATTCAGAAAGATATCAAAGTAGTTCGTTTCATCAATGATAATATTTATTACAAAAATATTACCGTGTATCCTATTGTTTCCGATCATATTAATGGAGCTGTAATAAGAGAGGATGATGTTACTGACCGGGAAAAACTTCAGGAGCTTCTAGTGCAGTCGGATAAAATGATGTCTCTGGGCGGTCTCTCAGCGGGCATGGCTCATGAAATCAATACCCCTCTTACAGTAATTATACAGAACGCGACAGTAGCGCTGAATCGGTTAATAAAGAATATTCCCGATAACACTAAGACGGCCGATGAACTTGGGCTCGATCTTGCTGTCCTGAGAGAATATATTGACAGGCGTGATATCACAGAAATGATTGACGGAATTGTAATATCGGGGAAAAGAGCGGCTAATATTGTTCGTGATATGCTTAGTTTTGCCCGGAAGGAAATGCCCGAGAAAGTACTTTACTCCGTTAATGAACTATTGAACAATTCAATCGATCTAGTTAGACAGGATAAATCTCTTGAACTTGATTCAGTAAACATCAGTATGGAGTTAGATTCCGATTTACCAAGTATTATGTGTGTGCCGGGCAAGATCAAACAGGTGTTTTTCAACGTGTTGAAGAATGGCGCTGAAGCCATGAAGAAAAAAGAGGCGACAGGGTATAGTTGCGAATTTACGTTACGAACTTACAGGGATGATGACTGGGCATGTATTGAGATAGAAGATAACGGTCCCGGAATGGATGAATATGTGCGAAGACGTGTTTTTGAACCCTTCTTTACTACCAAGGATGAGGGCGAGGGCGTGGGGCTCGGAATGTCTGTCGCCTATTTTATCGTTGCAGACACACACGCGGGCACGATGAAAGTGGAATCGAGAAGGGGTGAATGGACCCGTTTTATTATTAAATTACCTTTTGATGAGTGA